The Temnothorax longispinosus isolate EJ_2023e chromosome 12, Tlon_JGU_v1, whole genome shotgun sequence genome includes a window with the following:
- the Zuc gene encoding uncharacterized protein Zuc — MMRSVAIVITSGALVTEVMWQLYKVYKCSRRKTINTVNGCATQFCKNTEAKIFEVMFFSKDSTLCRTHLGLMKPCGRLNCAVRHLRRIVDYLDSATDTLDICVYFFTFSDLAEAVIRAKKRNVVIRMILDESMATNDTSKLKIFYKEGIQLRSKQLDTLMHHKFVIIDNKILISGSINWTKSAFFGNFENVLVTNESAIVKPFINEFESIWSILGAITTQANSIKT; from the exons ATGATGAGAAGTGTTGCCATTGTAATAACTTCTGGTGCCCTGGTGACGGAAGTAATGTGGCAGTTGTACAAGGTGTATAAATGTTCTCGAAGGAAAACGATTAACACTGTCAACGGCTGCGCGACACAGTTTTGCAAAAATACAGAGGCAAAAATCTTCGAAGTCATGTTCTTTTCGAAAGACTCCACTTTATGTCGAACACATTTGGGACTTATGAAACCATGTGGGAGGCTGAATTGTGCAGTAAGACACTTGAG GCGGATTGTAGATTATTTGGATTCTGCGACCGATACTTTGGACATATGCGTATATTTCTTTACGTTCTCAGATTTAGCAGAGGCAGTTATAAGagccaaaaaaagaaatgttgtCATAAGGATGATATTGGATGAGTCCATGGCAACAAATGACACAAGCAAATTAAAGATCTTTTACAAAGAAG GCATTCAACTAAGATCAAAACAGTTAGATACCTTGATGCAccataaatttgttattattgacAATAAGATCTTGATATCAGGCAGTATAAACTGGACTAAATCagcattttttggaaattttgaGAACGTGCTAGTGACTAATGAGTCAGCGATAGTTAAGCCATTTATAAACGAGTTTGAAAGCATATGGTCAATACTTGGTGCCATAACTACACAAGCTAATTctataaaaacttaa
- the Stam gene encoding signal transducing adapter molecule 1 isoform X2, giving the protein MGLFPTSSPFDADVEKATNENNVTEEWGKIMDICDKVGTSSQNAKDCLRSINKRLYHQDPHVVMQAITLLDACASNCGKVFHLEIASRDFENDLRKLINHPQPKIVDKIKALLKKWVEGDFKADPQLNLIPSLYNKLRSEGHDFSSVSDTPKRAMTLSRDPNVVTNSQEESDIAKAIQLSLQENKTHTQSTSSHSSPASKKSTSLYPSMNSVLGASSTSQEGRKVRALYDFEAAEDNELTFLAGEIINILDDSHPNWWKGSNQRGEGLFPSNFVTADLSVEPEEFTKLEHSNKKLVQFAEEVEVKMVKREPEVVEVEIDEKKMDRLLHLLHEADPQCDTSDPQEMLDLEDQVTAMGPLIDAALEKVDRRHAQLTQLSSDLVDALNLYHTLMREPPTPTGYTLPKMQPHISPYPFHNPPPTHMFNGMPPSPFPTGAASGPVGPYNTNLPSNEYMGPTSMPNITLPQHFHVQSGPHQHPPGHPQGSSLPPPDQNLSYQPQGYPPQSGPAPGPYGPPGPAGPSVNQQSQYAPPNGQHMM; this is encoded by the exons ATGGGCCTCTTCCCGACCTCCTCGCCCTTCGACGCTGACGTCG AAAAGGCAACTAACGAGAACAATGTAACGGAAGAATGGGGAAAGATAATGGACATCTGCGACAAAGTGGGCACCTCCAGTCAGAACGCCAAGGACTGTTTGCGTTCTATCAATAAGAGATTGTACCATCAGGACCCTCATGTGGTCATGCAAGCTATAACG TTGTTGGACGCTTGCGCCAGTAATTGCGGAAAGGTTTTCCACTTGGAAATTGCGTCCAGAGATTTTGAAAATGATTTGCGAAAGCTTATTAACCATCCGCAACCGAAAATAGTGGATAAAATCAAAgcgcttttgaaaaaatgggTGGAAGGTGATTTTAAAGCAGATCCGCAATTGAATCTGATTCCAAGCTTGTACAATAAGCTCAGAAGTGAAGGCCATGACTTTTCTTCTGTCTCGGATACG CCAAAACGTGCTATGACTCTGAGCAGAGATCCTAATGTAGTAACAAATTCGCAAGAAGAATCAGATATTGCAAAAG cCATACAACTTTCGTTGCAAGAAAATAAGACACATACTCAAAGCACTTCATCGCATAGTTCGCCAGCCTCTAAAAAAAGTACTAGTTTATATCCTAGTATGAATTCTGTGCTTGGAGCCTCGAGCACCTCCCAAGAAGGCAGAAAAGTACGTGCTCTGTATGATTTTGAAGCTGCAGAGGATAATGAACTAACATTCTTAGCAGGAGAAATAA tTAACATTTTGGACGATTCTCATCCAAATTGGTGGAAGGGCAGCAATCAAAGAGGCGAAGGCCTCTTCCCCTCCAATTTTGTTACTGCTGATTTGTCTGTTGAACCAGAAGAGTTTACAA AATTGGAACATAGTAACAAGAAATTAGTGCAATTTGCGGAAGAAGTGGAAGTAAAAATGGTGAAACGTGAACCCGAAGTGGTGGAAGTTGAAATAGATGAAAAGAAAATGGATAGATTATTACATCTGCTTCACGAAGCTGATCCACAATGTGATACCTCCGATCCTCAGGAAATGCTTGATTTAGAAG ACCAAGTTACGGCAATGGGGCCCTTGATTGATGCGGCTTTGGAAAAAGTAGATAGGCGGCATGCGCAGCTTACCCAATTAAGTTCCGATTTGGTCGACGCTCTTAATTTGTACCATACCTTGATGAGAGAACCTCCAACGCCGACTGGCTACACTTTGCCTAAAATGCAGCCACATATAAGTCCTTATCCATTCCACAATCCACCACCAACGCAC ATGTTTAATGGTATGCCGCCTTCTCCGTTCCCCACTGGAGCCGCCTCAGGTCCGGTGGGGCCGTATAACACGAATTTGCCGAGCAACGAGTACATGGGTCCTACCAGTATGCCAAACATTACTTTACCCCAGCATTTTCATGTTCAATCAGGACCTCACCAACATCCGCCTGGACATCCACAAGGGTCATCTTTGCCGCCGCCTGATCAAAACCTTTCTTATCAACCACAGGg ATACCCACCTCAAAGCGGCCCTGCACCCGGGCCATATGGTCCGCCTGGACCTGCAGGACCATCTGTAAATCAGCAATCGCAATATGCTCCACCGAATGGGCAACACATGATGTAA
- the Stam gene encoding signal transducing adapter molecule 1 isoform X1: protein MGLFPTSSPFDADVEKATNENNVTEEWGKIMDICDKVGTSSQNAKDCLRSINKRLYHQDPHVVMQAITLLDACASNCGKVFHLEIASRDFENDLRKLINHPQPKIVDKIKALLKKWVEGDFKADPQLNLIPSLYNKLRSEGHDFSSVSDTPKRAMTLSRDPNVVTNSQEESDIAKAIQLSLQENKTHTQSTSSHSSPASKKSTSLYPSMNSVLGASSTSQEGRKVRALYDFEAAEDNELTFLAGEIINILDDSHPNWWKGSNQRGEGLFPSNFVTADLSVEPEEFTKLEHSNKKLVQFAEEVEVKMVKREPEVVEVEIDEKKMDRLLHLLHEADPQCDTSDPQEMLDLEDQVTAMGPLIDAALEKVDRRHAQLTQLSSDLVDALNLYHTLMREPPTPTGYTLPKMQPHISPYPFHNPPPTHMFNGMPPSPFPTGAASGPVGPYNTNLPSNEYMGPTSMPNITLPQHFHVQSGPHQHPPGHPQGSSLPPPDQNLSYQPQGRYPPQSGPAPGPYGPPGPAGPSVNQQSQYAPPNGQHMM, encoded by the exons ATGGGCCTCTTCCCGACCTCCTCGCCCTTCGACGCTGACGTCG AAAAGGCAACTAACGAGAACAATGTAACGGAAGAATGGGGAAAGATAATGGACATCTGCGACAAAGTGGGCACCTCCAGTCAGAACGCCAAGGACTGTTTGCGTTCTATCAATAAGAGATTGTACCATCAGGACCCTCATGTGGTCATGCAAGCTATAACG TTGTTGGACGCTTGCGCCAGTAATTGCGGAAAGGTTTTCCACTTGGAAATTGCGTCCAGAGATTTTGAAAATGATTTGCGAAAGCTTATTAACCATCCGCAACCGAAAATAGTGGATAAAATCAAAgcgcttttgaaaaaatgggTGGAAGGTGATTTTAAAGCAGATCCGCAATTGAATCTGATTCCAAGCTTGTACAATAAGCTCAGAAGTGAAGGCCATGACTTTTCTTCTGTCTCGGATACG CCAAAACGTGCTATGACTCTGAGCAGAGATCCTAATGTAGTAACAAATTCGCAAGAAGAATCAGATATTGCAAAAG cCATACAACTTTCGTTGCAAGAAAATAAGACACATACTCAAAGCACTTCATCGCATAGTTCGCCAGCCTCTAAAAAAAGTACTAGTTTATATCCTAGTATGAATTCTGTGCTTGGAGCCTCGAGCACCTCCCAAGAAGGCAGAAAAGTACGTGCTCTGTATGATTTTGAAGCTGCAGAGGATAATGAACTAACATTCTTAGCAGGAGAAATAA tTAACATTTTGGACGATTCTCATCCAAATTGGTGGAAGGGCAGCAATCAAAGAGGCGAAGGCCTCTTCCCCTCCAATTTTGTTACTGCTGATTTGTCTGTTGAACCAGAAGAGTTTACAA AATTGGAACATAGTAACAAGAAATTAGTGCAATTTGCGGAAGAAGTGGAAGTAAAAATGGTGAAACGTGAACCCGAAGTGGTGGAAGTTGAAATAGATGAAAAGAAAATGGATAGATTATTACATCTGCTTCACGAAGCTGATCCACAATGTGATACCTCCGATCCTCAGGAAATGCTTGATTTAGAAG ACCAAGTTACGGCAATGGGGCCCTTGATTGATGCGGCTTTGGAAAAAGTAGATAGGCGGCATGCGCAGCTTACCCAATTAAGTTCCGATTTGGTCGACGCTCTTAATTTGTACCATACCTTGATGAGAGAACCTCCAACGCCGACTGGCTACACTTTGCCTAAAATGCAGCCACATATAAGTCCTTATCCATTCCACAATCCACCACCAACGCAC ATGTTTAATGGTATGCCGCCTTCTCCGTTCCCCACTGGAGCCGCCTCAGGTCCGGTGGGGCCGTATAACACGAATTTGCCGAGCAACGAGTACATGGGTCCTACCAGTATGCCAAACATTACTTTACCCCAGCATTTTCATGTTCAATCAGGACCTCACCAACATCCGCCTGGACATCCACAAGGGTCATCTTTGCCGCCGCCTGATCAAAACCTTTCTTATCAACCACAGGg cagATACCCACCTCAAAGCGGCCCTGCACCCGGGCCATATGGTCCGCCTGGACCTGCAGGACCATCTGTAAATCAGCAATCGCAATATGCTCCACCGAATGGGCAACACATGATGTAA